The DNA segment TGTTTGAACCAAAGCGAAGGAACCGCAAATGCGTGAATAACGTCGGCCGCAGTGGTTTGAATGCGAAGCGGCACACCGACCGGAACAACCATCCGATTGTCCACTGCAAGCTGATGGTATTCACCATTCGCCGCTGCTGCATCTTCGTCCAACATGTTGGAGATTACTTCGACATCGTGATCAGGGTATTCGTAGCCCCAATACCATTGGTACCCGACTGCCTTGATCGTGATCGCATCGGCAGGCGGCGTTTCATATTGCCGCGCAAGCAATGTGATCGACGGAACGGCGATGATCACCAAAATAATAACAGGAACAATGGTCCAAACCACTTCGATCAACGTGTTGTGCGTTGTCTTGGATGGAACCGGATTGGCACGACGGTTGAAACGGAAACCGACATACAACAGCAATCCCAGCACGAAAATGCTGATCGCGGTGATGACCGGCATCAAAATCCAGTCGTGCATGAACAAGGCGTATTCGCCGTCTTTCGTATACTGATCTTGGAAAGTCATGCTCTTCAACGGATCATCGTAATACGATGTCGGCATGCCTTTGCCTTCGGTCGGCTCCAAGGGCGTGTAACCGCCCGGCTCAACCGGACCAGTTTCGGCATCAGCCGTCGCAGCGGATTGTTCAGCAACAACACCGTCTTGCGCAGCATCTTGCGCGATCGCCATCTGGGGCGATGCAACGGCTAGAACAGCCGCCATTAGCGCCAGAATTGAGAACTTCATGCGGGCAAAAGCCTGACCCATAATCGTGCCTAATCAG comes from the Erythrobacter sp. Alg231-14 genome and includes:
- the coxB gene encoding cytochrome c oxidase subunit II, with protein sequence MGQAFARMKFSILALMAAVLAVASPQMAIAQDAAQDGVVAEQSAATADAETGPVEPGGYTPLEPTEGKGMPTSYYDDPLKSMTFQDQYTKDGEYALFMHDWILMPVITAISIFVLGLLLYVGFRFNRRANPVPSKTTHNTLIEVVWTIVPVIILVIIAVPSITLLARQYETPPADAITIKAVGYQWYWGYEYPDHDVEVISNMLDEDAAAANGEYHQLAVDNRMVVPVGVPLRIQTTAADVIHAFAVPSLWFKQDAVPGRLNERMLVIEEPGVYYGQCSELCGALHGFMPIAVEAVPMEDFEAWVLSEGGTIPSDEDEVSAEAADTDAPPADEAAEEPAA